In Acidobacteriota bacterium, the following are encoded in one genomic region:
- a CDS encoding metalloregulator ArsR/SmtB family transcription factor yields the protein MPREAKKAKVQEMEDILCSYHAEMCKVFSHPGRIAILNLLQDAEMTVSELARETKMSMGNLSQHLSMMKQRHVLESRKEGTNIYYRLANPKISEAFSLIREVLIEQLKKDAALVK from the coding sequence ATGCCAAGGGAAGCAAAAAAAGCAAAAGTGCAAGAGATGGAAGATATCCTCTGTTCCTACCATGCAGAGATGTGCAAGGTCTTCTCGCATCCGGGCAGGATCGCCATCCTGAACCTCCTTCAGGATGCAGAGATGACAGTTTCAGAGCTTGCCCGTGAAACGAAGATGAGCATGGGAAATCTCTCCCAGCATCTCAGCATGATGAAACAGAGGCATGTCCTCGAATCGAGAAAAGAGGGGACAAATATTTACTACCGTCTTGCAAATCCCAAGATCTCGGAAGCCTTTTCTCTCATTAGAGAAGTACTCATAGAGCAGCTGAAGAAAGACGCAGCGCTTGTGAAGTAG
- a CDS encoding transposase yields MGNKGYRKYLKIDRGSVRIDQKKVEEESRFDGKWVLITNTDFSAETVALKYKELWQVEQIFREMKSILETRPVYHKRDDTIKGHVLCSFLALVLRKELDRRLKEAGHTFEWSEIKEDLKSLQQVVIEDNGRALALRTECAGTCGKIFQAVGVAIPPTIREV; encoded by the coding sequence ATCGGAAACAAAGGATATCGGAAGTACCTGAAGATCGATCGAGGAAGCGTGAGGATCGATCAGAAGAAGGTCGAGGAGGAGTCAAGATTTGACGGGAAGTGGGTCCTCATCACCAACACCGACTTCTCAGCAGAAACAGTGGCACTCAAATACAAGGAGCTGTGGCAGGTGGAACAGATCTTCAGAGAGATGAAATCAATCCTGGAGACGAGACCTGTCTATCACAAGCGAGATGACACAATCAAAGGTCATGTGCTCTGCAGCTTTTTGGCGTTGGTGTTGAGAAAAGAATTAGACCGGCGGCTGAAGGAAGCTGGGCACACCTTTGAATGGTCTGAGATCAAAGAAGATCTCAAATCTTTACAACAGGTCGTCATTGAGGACAATGGCAGAGCGTTGGCGCTGAGAACAGAATGTGCAGGAACCTGTGGCAAGATCTTCCAGGCGGTGGGAGTAGCAATCCCGCCCACCATCCGAGAGGTATGA
- a CDS encoding RHS repeat domain-containing protein has product MRYGHSFGPAVETQNYQGNRHNINGIFLILKWMGLSVPYPSYRVKRLRDSIGRTVVFDYDTAGDLISATNIANKSYQFQYGSNEKLTGITDPEGNQILSVTYYTENRIQSYAMGSYNSSLEYNTGLEVTNVTEVGGGVWQYWYDSNGITKADL; this is encoded by the coding sequence GTGAGATATGGGCACTCCTTCGGTCCCGCGGTGGAAACCCAGAACTACCAGGGGAATCGGCATAACATAAATGGCATTTTCCTCATCCTCAAATGGATGGGACTTTCTGTTCCTTATCCATCCTACAGGGTGAAGCGGCTCAGGGACAGCATCGGGAGGACGGTTGTCTTTGATTACGATACGGCAGGAGATCTAATATCGGCCACGAATATTGCAAACAAGAGCTATCAGTTCCAGTATGGGAGCAATGAAAAGCTCACAGGGATAACAGACCCGGAAGGGAACCAGATTTTATCTGTCACCTACTATACCGAGAACAGGATTCAATCTTATGCGATGGGGAGCTACAATTCCTCCTTAGAATACAATACGGGATTAGAAGTCACGAATGTCACGGAGGTGGGAGGAGGTGTCTGGCAATACTGGTATGACTCCAACGGGATTACAAAGGCTGATCTTTAA
- a CDS encoding DUF192 domain-containing protein: MQKIARHYGYLSFILLILSILPIAVSSSDSDSKPQENRRAIVIFNDGKEINAEVADNAESRKLGLMFREKLGESEGMLFIFEKNDFHSIWMKNCKIPLDIIWIGNDQKIVHIQHNVQPCPAGEDCPSIFPFKRSRYVLEVNAGTALRSSLKPGDKVILLGISRNKE, translated from the coding sequence ATGCAAAAAATAGCCCGACATTACGGTTATCTATCATTTATACTGCTGATCCTTTCGATCCTTCCCATTGCAGTATCTTCCAGCGATTCGGATTCGAAGCCGCAAGAGAACAGGCGCGCAATCGTCATCTTTAATGATGGGAAAGAGATAAATGCTGAGGTTGCCGACAACGCGGAGAGCCGGAAGCTTGGATTGATGTTCCGGGAGAAGCTAGGAGAATCTGAGGGAATGCTCTTCATCTTCGAGAAGAATGACTTTCATTCCATCTGGATGAAGAATTGCAAGATTCCTCTTGACATCATCTGGATCGGAAATGACCAGAAAATCGTTCATATCCAGCATAATGTACAACCCTGTCCAGCAGGTGAGGACTGCCCTTCCATCTTTCCTTTCAAGAGGTCCCGTTACGTCCTCGAGGTCAACGCCGGAACCGCCTTGAGATCATCCCTGAAGCCAGGCGACAAGGTCATTCTGCTTGGAATTTCTAGAAACAAAGAGTGA